A window of the Tiliqua scincoides isolate rTilSci1 chromosome 5, rTilSci1.hap2, whole genome shotgun sequence genome harbors these coding sequences:
- the SEPTIN1 gene encoding septin-1, which translates to MDKDYVGFATLPSQVHRKSVKKGFDFTLMVAGESGLGKSTLVNSLFLTDLYKDRVVPDAEARIPQTLELVKHAVDIEERGVKVKLTVIDTPGFGDAVDNAECWKPIAHYIDCQFEQYFRDESGLDRKNIQDGRVHCCLYVLSPFGHGLRPIDIAFLRSIHDKVNIVPVIGKADCLTPTEVQHKKKKIRQELEENGINIYEFPDCDSDEDEEFKTQDAEMKHSIPFAVIGSSQVVRELKDKVFRGRQYPWGTVEVENSAHCDFLKLRNMLIQTHMQDLKDVTHEVHYENYRAQCIQSLTRTGARDRSSRAKLSRQSATELPLLPLTDTEKLIREKDEELRRMQEMLQKMQAQMLQSQGEQSDSL; encoded by the exons ATG GATAAAGATTATGTTGGCTTTGCTACCCTACCCAGTCAAGTCCACAGGAAATCTGTGAAGAAGGGGTTTGACTTCACTCTGATGGTGGCAG GAGAGTCTGGCCTAGGAAAATCCACTCTTGTCAATAGCCTTTTCTTAACAGACCTGTATAAAGATCGGGTGGTTCCAGATGCAGAGG CCAGGATTCCTCAGACACTGGAACTTGTCAAACATGCTGTGGATATTGAAGAAAGGGGTGTGAAAGTCAAATTGACAGTGATTGATACTCCAGGATTTGGGGATGCAGTGGACAATGCTGAGTG TTGGAAGCCAATTGCCCATTATATCGACTGTCAGTTTGAGCAGTATTTTCGAGATGAGAGTGGCCTGGACCGTAAGAACATACAGGATGGACGGGTGCACTGCTGTCTCTATGTCCTATCGCCTTTTGGACATGG ACTCCGTCCCATAGACATAGCATTCCTCCGGTCTATCCATGACAAAGTCAATATTGTGCCAGTGATTGGAAAGGCTGACTGCTTGACTCCAACAGAAGTGCAGCACAAGAAGAAGAAG ATCCGGCAGGAGTTAGAAGAAAATGGGATTAATATTTATGAGTTTCCCGACTGCGATTCGGACGAAGATGAAGAGTTCAAAACTCAGGATGCTGAGATGAAG CATAGCATCCCTTTTGCTGTAATTGGATCTAGTCAGGTGGTCAGAGAGTTGAAAGATAAAGTGTTCCGGGGGAGGCAATATCCTTGGGGAACAGTAGAAG TGGAAAACTCCGCTCACTGCGATTTCCTCAAGCTTAGGAACATGCTGATTCAAACCCACATGCAAGATTTAAAGGATGTGACCCATGAAGTCCACTATGAAAACTACCGCGCACAGTGCATCCAGAGTCTGACCAGGACTGGAGCTCGGGACCGCAGCAGCCGCGC AAAACTGTCGCGACAAAGTGCTACCGAGCTGCCACTCCTGCCTCTGACCGACACGGAAAAATTAATTCGTGAGAAAGACGAGGAG CTCCGTCGGATGCAGGAAATGCTACAGAAGATGCAGGCACAGATGCTGCAGAGTCAGGGGGAGCAGTCAGACAGCCTCTGA